The following proteins come from a genomic window of Nitrospira sp.:
- a CDS encoding Type IV pilus biogenesis protein PilP → MPVLDIRKKPREYSLTIYVSVVCAGILLSGSIDALAESFPGLMAPMRQDALKPSSVPEIARTDPQVIEVPSTVSNTPVPSQLSVSDGVVGAGYDPSGRRDPFAPIVQELQPGKTDTTLPPLQRVTLTELNLIAIVWGAYGYTAMVQTPEGHGYTVRRGTRIGQNNGVVSAITERGIIIQERFTDVYGKKQEREHIKLLHPKEGSE, encoded by the coding sequence ATGCCCGTCTTGGATATCAGAAAGAAGCCTAGAGAATATTCACTGACAATCTATGTCAGCGTGGTGTGCGCAGGGATCCTTCTTTCGGGTAGCATTGATGCACTGGCCGAGTCTTTCCCTGGCCTGATGGCTCCGATGCGACAAGATGCCCTCAAGCCGTCTTCTGTACCGGAAATTGCAAGGACGGATCCGCAAGTTATTGAAGTGCCATCAACGGTTTCAAATACTCCGGTGCCTTCCCAGCTTTCCGTATCAGACGGGGTAGTGGGGGCTGGGTATGATCCTTCCGGTCGTCGAGATCCATTTGCTCCTATCGTTCAGGAGCTTCAGCCAGGAAAGACGGATACAACCCTTCCGCCATTGCAGCGCGTGACCCTGACCGAGCTCAACCTTATTGCCATTGTATGGGGAGCCTACGGCTATACCGCTATGGTGCAAACACCAGAAGGACATGGGTACACAGTTCGAAGGGGAACAAGGATTGGGCAAAACAATGGAGTGGTCAGTGCAATTACCGAGCGGGGCATCATCATCCAGGAACGATTCACCGATGTATACGGCAAGAAGCAGGAGCGAGAACATATCAAGCTCTTACATCCCAAAGAGGGCTCAGAATGA
- a CDS encoding Type IV pilus biogenesis protein PilQ, producing the protein MKPLFLHAGNCRTVGCFIEALGLSLTALTILAQTPALAREIGMTNQSDAASARVLGQAVTTIEIHPETERVTVVVAGDGQLFPEANFLDESRLIVDIPAVSSTLRRSVIRADHYLLKKIRVGHHADKVRLVFDVSERPIFSLARDENKVLITLKPNEHKVPPVGPAQFDGEKERVLFTPRTHKVLFEPGNRVTRRVARMATPGRSQFRVQRVQMAGESASVEKDDRSDDLIVGQSRFVGRRISLDFQQADITNILRLIAEVSGFNIVVGEGVKSKVTMKLVSVPWDQALDMLLKMNGLGMIRQGSIVWVDSLANIAKQQDEEARAKDAKTKAEELVDRVFYIRNLQAQELMQSLRQNLSPRGLMQFNAGSNALVVRETESKLAVIKQLVDGLDLQVPQVQIEARIVQADTVYARGLGIQWGFQAGNQTPTDFFSVTDLTGPFGQLAGTGANTLTRNFLVNLPAQVGGLPAVPSIGWTFGKLGGDFALDMRLSAGELLGLSKVIAAPKITTLDKREAKISQGESIPFQTTSLQGTQTTFVDANLELNVTPQITSRDPNEEGKRILMRVRATRNAVGARSNPAGPSIDRREATTQVIVRDGETMVIGGVFVDTQANNVQGVPYLSRMPVLGWLFKNKSESVSKQELLIFLTPSIIKT; encoded by the coding sequence ATGAAACCACTATTTTTACATGCAGGTAATTGCCGAACTGTTGGGTGTTTCATCGAAGCCTTGGGGCTGTCGCTTACCGCGCTGACCATACTTGCTCAGACACCTGCGCTTGCAAGGGAGATCGGGATGACAAATCAGAGTGATGCCGCCTCCGCGCGAGTGCTGGGGCAGGCTGTGACTACTATTGAGATCCATCCCGAAACGGAGCGGGTGACCGTAGTGGTTGCTGGGGATGGTCAGCTGTTTCCTGAGGCCAATTTTTTAGATGAATCTCGTTTAATCGTCGATATTCCTGCCGTGTCGTCCACTCTTCGGCGATCGGTGATACGTGCCGACCACTACCTGCTCAAGAAAATCAGAGTGGGACACCATGCTGATAAGGTGAGACTCGTGTTCGACGTGTCGGAACGGCCGATCTTCTCTCTTGCTCGCGATGAAAATAAGGTATTGATCACACTTAAACCGAACGAGCACAAAGTACCTCCTGTGGGCCCTGCCCAGTTTGATGGGGAAAAAGAGCGCGTTTTATTCACTCCGCGGACGCACAAAGTGTTGTTCGAGCCAGGAAATCGTGTGACCAGAAGGGTGGCGCGAATGGCCACTCCCGGACGATCTCAGTTTAGAGTGCAGCGCGTTCAGATGGCGGGAGAAAGTGCTTCGGTTGAAAAGGACGATCGCTCCGATGATCTTATAGTAGGGCAATCTCGATTTGTCGGGCGACGCATCTCGCTCGATTTTCAACAGGCAGACATTACCAACATTCTTCGATTGATCGCCGAAGTCAGCGGCTTCAATATCGTCGTCGGAGAAGGGGTCAAGTCGAAGGTCACCATGAAGTTGGTGAGTGTGCCGTGGGATCAGGCGTTGGATATGCTTTTGAAGATGAACGGCCTTGGCATGATCCGCCAAGGGAGCATCGTATGGGTGGATTCTTTGGCGAATATTGCCAAGCAGCAGGATGAAGAAGCACGGGCCAAGGATGCCAAGACCAAGGCGGAAGAATTAGTCGACCGCGTCTTCTATATCAGGAATCTCCAGGCGCAGGAACTCATGCAATCTCTACGACAGAACTTGAGTCCACGCGGCCTCATGCAATTTAACGCAGGAAGCAACGCCTTGGTCGTTCGAGAGACGGAATCCAAGTTGGCCGTTATTAAGCAACTTGTGGATGGGCTTGACCTGCAAGTCCCGCAGGTTCAGATTGAAGCGCGCATCGTTCAAGCTGATACCGTTTATGCTCGAGGGTTAGGGATTCAGTGGGGATTCCAAGCAGGGAATCAGACTCCCACTGATTTCTTCTCCGTAACTGATCTTACCGGTCCATTTGGGCAACTTGCTGGAACAGGAGCGAACACGCTCACCAGAAACTTTTTAGTCAATTTGCCAGCACAGGTCGGTGGGTTACCGGCCGTACCTTCGATCGGTTGGACCTTTGGGAAGCTTGGCGGCGATTTTGCTCTGGATATGCGGCTCTCGGCTGGAGAGTTGCTGGGGTTAAGCAAGGTGATCGCGGCGCCGAAGATCACCACCTTGGACAAGCGGGAAGCGAAGATTTCTCAAGGTGAATCGATTCCCTTCCAGACAACATCCTTACAGGGGACGCAAACGACATTTGTCGATGCGAACTTGGAGTTGAACGTGACGCCTCAGATTACCTCCCGCGATCCGAACGAGGAAGGCAAGCGAATTTTGATGCGGGTGCGGGCGACCCGGAATGCAGTCGGCGCACGGAGCAATCCAGCCGGCCCCAGCATCGATCGACGGGAAGCCACGACACAGGTGATTGTTAGAGACGGTGAAACCATGGTGATCGGAGGGGTCTTCGTCGACACGCAAGCCAACAACGTGCAAGGCGTTCCCTATCTTTCTCGTATGCCGGTGTTAGGTTGGTTGTTCAAGAACAAATCCGAATCGGTTTCAAAACAAGAGTTGCTCATTTTCCTCACCCCAAGCATTATCAAGACTTAG
- a CDS encoding 3-dehydroquinate synthase, with translation MKRYGVQGKVGVVTDRHVARHYLKSSLEAIKRYGIDPLPIILAPGERSKTLKTVEHILDVLARHRFERSSMLVALGGGVVGDMVGFAASIYQRGIPYVQVPTTLVAQVDSSVGGKTGVDHRLGKNLVGSFYQPRAVWVDPLTLHTLPTRELVAGLAEVIKYGIIADESFFAYLQRHMSELRKQAPGIVATVVKRSCEIKAAVVTADERESDRRRILNYGHTIGHALESLGGYKSFVHGEAVGIGLVQEAELACFQGICSRAVVEEIRHTVNEAGLSDRMPRWTPQRIWKAMLHDKKVSGGRVIGVWPERIGQVRIGPIEKQVFEQWYRLNGSLPMGMPNRASLPSPV, from the coding sequence TTGAAGAGATATGGAGTACAAGGAAAGGTCGGGGTTGTGACGGATCGACATGTCGCTCGGCATTACCTGAAGAGTAGCCTCGAGGCGATTAAAAGATATGGAATCGATCCCCTTCCGATCATTCTGGCTCCCGGAGAGCGATCGAAAACGCTGAAGACGGTGGAGCATATCCTCGACGTGTTGGCGCGTCATCGATTTGAACGGTCGTCTATGCTGGTGGCGCTCGGCGGTGGCGTCGTGGGCGACATGGTCGGATTTGCTGCCTCGATCTATCAACGTGGCATTCCTTATGTCCAGGTGCCGACGACTCTTGTTGCGCAGGTCGATTCCAGCGTCGGAGGAAAGACGGGTGTCGATCATCGACTCGGCAAGAATCTGGTCGGATCCTTTTATCAACCACGCGCTGTATGGGTAGATCCGTTGACTCTTCATACCTTGCCCACTCGGGAATTAGTGGCCGGGCTTGCCGAGGTCATCAAGTACGGAATCATTGCGGACGAGTCTTTTTTTGCCTATCTGCAGCGGCACATGTCTGAGTTGCGGAAGCAAGCGCCTGGTATCGTCGCGACAGTGGTGAAGCGATCATGTGAGATAAAGGCCGCGGTGGTTACCGCGGACGAGCGAGAATCCGATCGCAGACGAATCCTCAACTACGGTCATACCATCGGACATGCCCTCGAATCGTTGGGAGGGTACAAGTCGTTTGTCCATGGAGAAGCGGTGGGGATTGGATTAGTACAGGAAGCTGAACTCGCCTGTTTCCAGGGAATTTGTTCCCGCGCTGTGGTCGAAGAGATTCGGCACACCGTGAATGAAGCAGGGCTCAGTGACCGTATGCCGCGGTGGACGCCGCAGAGGATATGGAAAGCCATGCTCCATGACAAAAAAGTATCGGGAGGGCGAGTCATTGGGGTGTGGCCGGAACGTATCGGACAGGTGCGGATAGGACCGATTGAAAAACAGGTGTTTGAGCAATGGTATCGGTTGAACGGGTCTCTTCCGATGGGCATGCCTAATCGCGCATCTCTTCCATCTCCAGTGTAG
- a CDS encoding NAD synthetase / Glutamine amidotransferase chain of NAD synthetase: MRTLRIAMAQMNPTVGDLTGNIHRIRTWVRDAKKAKADLVVFPELAITGYPPEDLLLKSQFVADTLRALNEITYAVRGLVAVVGYVGREDQNDSHSSPSSIVSSCRQTLFNAAALIVDGKLVGSYKKWYLPNYGVFDESRYFHPGRRLPLFLINGTTIGVSICEDIWLPEGPTRVQAAAGAEVIVNINASPFHVGKSRLREQMLATRARENGVIVTYTNMVGGQDELVFDGSSLILDPSGNVIARGHAFREELLVADLNVDAVSRGRVTHGRKAALIGKAVSAVDRLVANETAIKKRDRIRIVPGLAEPLDEIEEVYRALVLAVKDYVQKNGFTRAVIGLSGGIDSAVTAAIAVDALGAKHVLGVFMPSLYTSHESGEDVVELVRCLGIDLKTIPITPTFEAYRESLAPSFVDCSEDATEENLQARIRGNMLMAVSNKFGHLVLATGNKSEMSVGYSTLYGDMAGGFSVIKDVPKTMVYGLARFRNELGPSPVIPKRILDRPPTAELRPNQKDEDSLPPYTILDPILRAYVEEDRSLDEIVEAGFDRATVSRVVRMVDRNEFKRRQAPIGVKITHRAFGKDRRMPITNGYHIE, from the coding sequence ATGCGGACGTTGCGAATCGCGATGGCACAGATGAACCCAACGGTCGGAGATCTGACCGGCAACATCCATCGTATCAGGACCTGGGTCCGAGACGCGAAGAAGGCCAAGGCCGATCTGGTTGTATTTCCTGAACTGGCTATAACCGGTTATCCTCCCGAAGATCTACTTCTCAAATCGCAGTTTGTGGCAGACACTTTACGGGCCTTGAACGAAATTACCTACGCCGTTCGCGGTTTGGTCGCCGTGGTAGGGTATGTGGGGCGGGAAGATCAAAATGATTCACATTCCTCCCCGTCCTCGATTGTCTCATCCTGCAGGCAAACACTCTTCAATGCGGCAGCATTGATCGTGGATGGCAAGTTGGTCGGCAGTTATAAAAAATGGTATTTGCCCAACTATGGGGTATTTGATGAAAGCCGTTATTTTCATCCTGGCCGGAGACTCCCATTGTTCCTCATCAACGGTACGACCATTGGGGTGAGTATCTGCGAAGATATTTGGTTGCCGGAAGGACCTACTCGTGTCCAAGCAGCGGCCGGTGCCGAGGTGATCGTTAATATCAATGCCTCTCCTTTTCATGTCGGCAAGAGTCGATTGAGGGAGCAGATGCTGGCGACGAGAGCGCGGGAAAACGGGGTCATTGTCACGTATACGAACATGGTGGGAGGCCAAGACGAGTTGGTCTTCGACGGGAGCAGTTTGATTCTTGACCCATCCGGCAACGTGATCGCACGTGGTCACGCGTTTCGAGAAGAATTACTGGTGGCCGATTTGAACGTGGATGCCGTTTCACGGGGGCGTGTGACTCATGGGCGAAAGGCGGCATTAATCGGAAAAGCTGTTTCAGCAGTCGATCGTCTCGTGGCGAACGAGACGGCGATAAAAAAGCGGGATCGGATTCGAATCGTGCCGGGGCTAGCCGAGCCATTGGATGAGATCGAAGAAGTGTATCGCGCGCTGGTATTGGCCGTGAAAGATTATGTCCAAAAGAATGGATTTACGCGAGCGGTGATTGGGTTGAGCGGCGGCATCGATTCGGCGGTGACCGCGGCTATCGCTGTGGATGCGCTTGGCGCCAAGCATGTCCTCGGTGTTTTTATGCCGTCTCTGTACACCTCACATGAAAGCGGAGAGGATGTTGTGGAACTCGTACGGTGCCTCGGCATCGATTTGAAGACCATCCCGATTACTCCGACATTTGAAGCCTATCGGGAGTCGCTGGCACCGTCATTTGTCGACTGTTCGGAAGACGCCACTGAGGAAAACCTCCAGGCCCGCATTCGCGGCAATATGCTCATGGCTGTATCCAATAAGTTCGGGCATCTGGTTTTGGCCACCGGGAACAAAAGCGAGATGAGCGTGGGGTACTCGACTCTGTACGGCGACATGGCCGGAGGGTTCTCCGTCATTAAGGACGTGCCGAAGACGATGGTTTATGGCCTGGCGCGGTTCCGAAATGAACTCGGTCCGTCGCCGGTGATCCCCAAACGTATTCTGGACCGACCGCCGACCGCTGAGTTGAGGCCGAATCAAAAGGATGAAGATTCCCTTCCACCGTACACTATTCTCGATCCTATTCTTCGGGCGTACGTAGAAGAAGACCGCTCACTCGACGAAATTGTCGAGGCAGGATTTGATCGCGCAACGGTCTCACGCGTGGTCAGGATGGTCGATCGCAACGAGTTTAAGCGACGTCAGGCTCCCATTGGCGTCAAGATTACACACCGCGCTTTCGGCAAGGACCGACGGATGCCGATTACGAACGGCTACCACATTGAGTAG
- a CDS encoding Nitrogen regulatory protein P-II yields the protein MKLVEAIVKPFKLEEIKDALLEIGVQGMTVSEVKGFGRQKGHKETYRGQEYTIEFVPKVKIEVAVTDIQVPRVIEAITSAAKTGSIGDGKIFVRELNEVVRIRTGETGETAL from the coding sequence ATGAAGCTGGTTGAGGCCATCGTCAAACCGTTCAAATTAGAAGAGATCAAGGATGCCTTGTTGGAAATCGGTGTCCAGGGGATGACTGTATCGGAAGTCAAAGGGTTTGGACGTCAGAAAGGCCATAAGGAAACCTATCGAGGCCAGGAGTATACGATTGAATTCGTCCCTAAGGTAAAAATCGAGGTAGCTGTGACGGATATCCAGGTGCCTCGAGTGATTGAGGCCATCACCAGCGCGGCGAAAACTGGTAGTATCGGGGACGGTAAAATTTTTGTTCGAGAATTGAACGAGGTCGTACGCATTCGAACGGGAGAAACAGGAGAAACCGCGCTGTGA
- a CDS encoding Glutamine synthetase type I, which produces MNVREVLEFAKKHRVQMVDLKFVDLPGVWQHMTIPVSELKEELFKDGSGLDGSSIRGWKAINNSDLLVVPDPATALLDPFTAVPTLSLTGNVVDPISRENYDRDPRFIAQKAEKYLQSTKIADNSFWGPEAEFFIFDHARYDQTSHSGFYYVDSEEGAWNMGQEGINLGGKIRHKQGYFPVAPADTQQDIRSEMVLEMEKVGIEVEKHHHETASAGQAEIDIRFDSLLRTADKMMLYKYIVKNVARRHGKTVTFMPKPLFSDAGSGMHTHQSIWKDGKPLFAGKDYAGISQLCLYYIGGILKHAPALAAFTNPTTNSYKRITPGFEAPVLLAYSSRNRSAGIRIPMYSPSPKAKRIEVRFPDPSCNPYLAFSAMLMAGLDGIQNKINPGEPAEKDLYDLDPKEAASIPTMPGSLEEAINSLEKDHQFLLKGEVFTEDLIEAWIGYKRSKEIDQMRLRPHPYEFFLYYDV; this is translated from the coding sequence ATGAACGTGCGTGAGGTATTGGAGTTCGCCAAGAAGCACAGGGTCCAGATGGTCGATCTGAAATTCGTCGATCTGCCGGGTGTGTGGCAGCATATGACTATCCCTGTGAGCGAGCTGAAGGAAGAGCTGTTCAAGGACGGATCCGGACTCGATGGATCGTCGATTCGCGGCTGGAAGGCCATCAACAACAGTGACTTGCTAGTGGTGCCGGACCCTGCTACAGCTTTACTGGATCCTTTCACTGCGGTGCCGACGCTCAGCTTGACCGGCAATGTCGTGGATCCGATTTCTCGTGAAAATTATGACCGTGATCCCAGGTTCATCGCACAAAAGGCTGAAAAGTATCTTCAGAGTACCAAGATCGCCGACAACTCATTCTGGGGGCCGGAAGCCGAATTCTTTATCTTCGATCATGCCCGTTACGATCAAACCAGCCATAGCGGCTTCTACTATGTCGATTCGGAGGAAGGCGCATGGAACATGGGGCAAGAGGGGATCAACCTAGGAGGAAAGATCCGGCATAAGCAAGGGTATTTCCCTGTGGCTCCGGCTGATACTCAACAAGATATCCGGAGTGAGATGGTCCTGGAAATGGAAAAGGTCGGCATTGAGGTCGAAAAGCATCATCACGAGACGGCCTCGGCCGGACAGGCCGAAATCGATATCCGATTTGATTCCCTCTTGCGGACCGCGGACAAGATGATGTTATACAAGTACATCGTTAAAAACGTGGCGCGTCGACATGGGAAGACGGTGACCTTCATGCCGAAGCCGCTTTTCAGCGATGCCGGATCCGGGATGCACACGCACCAGAGCATCTGGAAAGATGGGAAACCGCTCTTTGCCGGGAAAGACTATGCCGGTATCTCGCAGCTTTGTTTGTATTATATCGGTGGCATTCTGAAGCATGCGCCGGCGCTGGCGGCCTTTACGAATCCGACGACGAATTCCTACAAGCGCATCACCCCCGGGTTCGAAGCGCCGGTGCTGTTGGCCTATTCCAGCCGAAACCGATCGGCCGGTATCCGTATTCCGATGTACTCTCCAAGTCCGAAGGCCAAGCGTATCGAAGTGCGGTTTCCCGATCCATCCTGTAATCCCTATTTGGCATTCTCCGCGATGCTCATGGCGGGGCTCGACGGCATTCAAAACAAAATCAACCCAGGCGAACCGGCAGAAAAAGACCTGTATGATCTGGACCCGAAGGAAGCTGCCAGCATTCCGACCATGCCCGGGAGTCTTGAGGAAGCGATCAATAGTTTGGAAAAGGATCACCAGTTTTTGCTCAAAGGAGAAGTGTTTACCGAGGATCTGATCGAAGCCTGGATCGGCTATAAGCGGAGCAAGGAAATCGATCAGATGCGCTTGCGGCCGCACCCGTACGAGTTTTTTCTCTATTATGACGTCTAG
- a CDS encoding Bis-ABC ATPase Uup, whose amino-acid sequence MPPIMLLSCESLGKSYGAKPLFTDLSLGLCEGDHVGLIGPNGSGKSTLLKILAGLEDPDCGIRSVRRQLRIGYVPQEPSFAEQHSVEDALSQVLLDEGLDPHEQGARIAKALSLGGFVRSDQSVLTLSGGWKKRLAIARSLMLEPDVLLMDEPTNHLDVEGILWLESLLKTEPHAFIVVSHDRRFLESVTTRIWELNRRYANGLFQANGRYSEFLEQRDAVLQSQADYRASLANRVRREVEWLRRGPKARTTKAKARIDQAGRLIDELTDIESRQGNASAGIDFTASGRKSKQLLVAKGIGKSLGDKLIVSGLDILLGPGERIGLLGPNGSGKTTLLKLLAGTLEPDSGIITRADRLRVVTFEQHRESLDQQATLRRALAPAGGDAVVYQDRSVHLVSWAKRFLFKPEQLDLPVSRLSGGEQARLLIARLMLQPADLLILDEPTNDLDIPTLDVLEDSLLEFTGALVLVTHDRWLLDRISTRLLALDGMGRAEWFADYAQWEAAQVRKERNEKRSQISKEIDAPTQSPKRKGLSYKEQKEWEQIEAKILEAEGRVAACQAAANDPAIASSAGDLQERYAALHTAQAEVERLYARWAELDEKRTQAISSAPS is encoded by the coding sequence ATGCCACCAATCATGCTGCTCAGTTGCGAGTCACTTGGGAAAAGCTATGGAGCGAAGCCGTTATTTACCGACCTGTCGCTTGGACTCTGCGAAGGCGATCACGTCGGACTCATCGGTCCAAATGGTTCCGGGAAATCGACGTTGCTCAAGATTCTAGCCGGTCTGGAGGATCCGGATTGCGGCATCAGGTCGGTGCGGCGGCAGCTCCGTATCGGCTATGTGCCACAAGAGCCCTCGTTTGCGGAACAACACTCGGTCGAAGATGCGCTGTCACAAGTTCTTCTGGACGAGGGATTAGACCCACATGAGCAAGGAGCGCGTATTGCCAAGGCCCTCAGCCTCGGCGGGTTTGTTCGATCGGACCAGTCCGTCTTGACGCTGTCTGGCGGATGGAAGAAGCGGCTGGCGATCGCGCGGTCGTTGATGTTGGAACCGGACGTACTGCTCATGGACGAGCCGACCAACCATCTGGACGTCGAAGGCATCCTCTGGCTTGAAAGTCTGTTGAAAACCGAACCCCATGCCTTCATCGTCGTCAGCCATGATCGGCGATTCTTGGAATCCGTGACCACGAGGATCTGGGAATTGAATCGCCGATACGCCAATGGCCTCTTTCAGGCGAATGGCCGGTACAGCGAGTTTTTGGAGCAGCGCGACGCAGTGTTACAGTCGCAGGCCGACTATCGGGCGTCACTCGCCAATCGAGTGCGGCGGGAAGTGGAATGGCTGAGACGCGGGCCGAAAGCCCGCACGACCAAAGCCAAAGCCAGGATCGATCAGGCCGGTCGGCTCATCGATGAACTGACCGATATCGAGTCGCGGCAAGGGAACGCATCAGCCGGGATCGACTTCACCGCGTCCGGACGGAAATCGAAACAATTGCTGGTCGCGAAGGGAATCGGAAAATCACTCGGCGATAAGCTCATTGTATCCGGCCTCGATATTTTATTGGGACCAGGGGAGCGGATTGGTCTGCTTGGACCAAACGGTAGCGGGAAAACAACCCTCCTCAAGCTCTTGGCCGGCACGTTGGAGCCGGATAGTGGCATCATTACTCGTGCCGATCGGCTGCGCGTCGTGACCTTTGAGCAACACCGCGAGTCATTGGACCAGCAGGCCACGTTGCGGCGCGCCCTCGCCCCAGCCGGCGGCGATGCCGTCGTATACCAGGATCGGTCCGTACATCTGGTCTCATGGGCCAAGCGCTTCCTCTTTAAGCCGGAGCAGCTCGATCTGCCGGTCTCCCGCTTATCAGGCGGCGAGCAGGCTCGGTTACTGATTGCACGCCTCATGCTTCAGCCGGCTGATCTCTTGATTCTCGACGAACCGACCAACGATTTAGACATTCCGACGCTCGATGTGCTGGAAGACAGTTTGCTGGAATTTACCGGCGCGCTGGTGCTGGTGACGCACGATCGGTGGCTCTTAGACCGTATCTCCACCAGGCTCCTCGCATTGGACGGAATGGGTCGCGCCGAGTGGTTTGCCGACTATGCCCAATGGGAAGCGGCGCAGGTGAGAAAAGAGAGGAATGAAAAAAGATCTCAGATCTCAAAGGAAATCGACGCGCCGACTCAGTCGCCTAAACGGAAAGGCTTGTCGTACAAAGAACAAAAAGAATGGGAGCAGATTGAAGCGAAGATTCTGGAAGCGGAAGGACGGGTGGCTGCTTGCCAAGCTGCAGCAAATGATCCGGCTATTGCTTCATCCGCTGGCGATTTACAAGAGCGCTATGCCGCACTTCATACTGCCCAGGCGGAAGTTGAACGCCTTTATGCTCGCTGGGCTGAGCTGGACGAGAAACGCACCCAAGCGATTAGTAGCGCGCCATCCTAG
- a CDS encoding putative signal transduction protein has protein sequence MPSASELVQSCTTVFTLPEIYLRVREVVDDPDSTMDDLADVLKLDPAISARLLRIVNSSLYGFPKQIDTISRAVNIVGMQAINDLVTATTVGRTFSGMPIQLMDVPMFWRKSVLCALLAGKIAKSCGLEDSERFFIAGLLRDIGHFVLYQTVPQRAQSALIEAGYLGTSLAEVEQSNIGCDFAEVGAELIRSWGMPVQIEQAIRCQLSPGDAGEFIVHASVVHLAGVVADYEELETSRRPAAISFIPHAVTATRFVPANLPALLSDARAQLQDTLAVIQPRAMAA, from the coding sequence ATGCCATCGGCGAGCGAGCTGGTTCAATCCTGCACCACGGTGTTCACGTTGCCGGAGATTTATCTCCGCGTGCGGGAGGTGGTGGACGACCCAGATTCGACCATGGACGATCTTGCCGACGTTCTCAAGCTGGATCCGGCCATTTCGGCCAGGCTTCTCCGCATCGTCAATAGCTCCCTCTATGGGTTTCCCAAGCAGATCGATACCATTTCCCGTGCTGTCAACATCGTCGGTATGCAAGCCATCAACGACCTCGTTACCGCAACGACTGTCGGACGGACCTTCTCTGGAATGCCGATTCAACTCATGGACGTACCGATGTTCTGGCGCAAGAGCGTGCTGTGTGCCTTACTCGCAGGAAAGATCGCCAAATCCTGTGGCTTGGAGGATAGCGAACGCTTCTTTATCGCAGGCCTGCTGCGTGACATTGGTCACTTTGTCCTCTACCAGACCGTTCCGCAACGGGCTCAGTCTGCTCTCATCGAAGCGGGCTATCTCGGAACATCCCTGGCCGAAGTGGAGCAGTCCAACATTGGGTGCGACTTCGCGGAAGTGGGGGCTGAACTGATCAGATCCTGGGGCATGCCTGTGCAGATCGAACAGGCGATTCGCTGCCAACTGAGCCCGGGTGATGCCGGTGAATTCATTGTCCATGCGTCCGTCGTCCATCTGGCCGGTGTCGTCGCCGATTACGAAGAGTTAGAGACGAGTCGGAGGCCTGCCGCAATATCCTTTATCCCCCATGCCGTCACCGCCACACGGTTTGTGCCGGCTAACCTCCCGGCACTGCTCTCGGATGCCCGGGCCCAGCTCCAGGATACCTTGGCGGTTATCCAGCCCCGCGCCATGGCCGCGTAG
- a CDS encoding Glycerophosphoryl diester phosphodiesterase yields the protein MILRIGHRGAGGHAPENTLAAIERGIALHTHLVEFDVRATRDGQLVLLHDATLGRTTNGHGPIAHHLWSDVKRLTTSDGQPLPLLADALRAALGRTGVMIEIKAEGTAKQICRTVREIQFSGPVIYASFLHDELLAVRREEPRAQTLALIEAVLVNRTAFAKDAQATHAGVAFEILTPSFLKALHDRSLRVFVYTVNEPADIQTAKAMGVDGIISDYPDRLL from the coding sequence GTGATTTTGCGCATCGGCCATCGCGGTGCGGGCGGTCACGCACCGGAAAACACCCTCGCCGCCATTGAGCGCGGCATTGCCCTCCACACACACCTGGTCGAGTTCGATGTGCGAGCGACACGCGACGGCCAGTTGGTCTTACTGCACGATGCGACGCTAGGCCGGACAACCAACGGACATGGCCCTATTGCGCACCATCTCTGGAGCGATGTCAAACGACTCACCACCAGCGATGGGCAACCCCTTCCACTGTTGGCTGACGCGCTCCGCGCGGCATTAGGGAGAACCGGCGTGATGATCGAGATCAAAGCAGAGGGCACAGCCAAGCAGATCTGCCGCACCGTCCGGGAGATCCAGTTTAGTGGGCCCGTCATCTACGCCTCCTTCCTTCACGATGAATTGCTTGCGGTTCGTCGTGAGGAACCTCGAGCACAGACGCTGGCTCTCATCGAAGCAGTACTCGTCAATCGAACGGCCTTCGCGAAGGACGCTCAGGCTACCCATGCCGGTGTGGCATTTGAAATCCTCACGCCGTCCTTTCTCAAGGCGCTTCACGACCGTTCGCTTCGAGTCTTCGTCTACACTGTCAATGAACCGGCCGACATTCAGACCGCCAAAGCCATGGGCGTCGACGGCATCATTTCCGACTATCCGGATCGCTTGCTCTGA